GAGTTTGGCTACTGGGTATTTGAAGGCCACACCATCCCAGCTCAGCGTCCTTCATGGAACTACCGTAAGGAAGATGGCGGCGGTATGATCGTCGACATGCTTTGCCACTGGCGCTACGTGATCGATAACCTCTTCGGCAAAGTGAAAAGCGTGTCCTGCCTCGCAGCCACCCACATCCCTGAGCGTATCGACGAAGAAGGCAAACCTTACAAGTGCACCGCCGATGACTCTGCCTACTCCACTTTCGAATTGGAAAACGGCGTTGTTTGCCACTTCAACTCCTCTTGGAACGTGCGCGTGCGCCGCGACGATTTGCTCACCATGCAAGTCGACGGCACCAAGGGCTCAGCCATCGTCGGCCTGCGCGATGTATGGACTCAGCACTACGGTAACACACCGCGCCCAATCTGGAATCCGGATGTGCCTCAACCAATCGACTTCATGGAAGGCTGGCAGAAGGTGCCGGAGCAAGAAAACTACGATAACGCGTTCAAGATCCAATGGGAACTCTTCCTACGCCACGTCGTGCTGGACGAGCCTTTCCGCTGGGACCTACTCGAAGGTGCCAAGGGCGTGCAACTGGCTGAGCTCGGCATCGAAAGCTCTGAGCAACGTAAGTGGATCGACCTGCCGGAACTAAAGGCCTAATCGCTTCGCTCGAACATCGAACATTGAACGTCCAACTTTGAACATTGAACAATCAGTGAGGTCGTGCGG
The nucleotide sequence above comes from Coraliomargarita algicola. Encoded proteins:
- a CDS encoding Gfo/Idh/MocA family protein, with amino-acid sequence MKTHKIGIIMNGVTGRMGTNQHLLRSIDAIIKQGGVKISPTECIMPDPILVGRNETKLKALIEQTSVEKYTTDLDSVMTDPAYPIYFDAQTTLRRFAAVKAAAAAGKHVYCEKPTAIKTEDAYELYKICRDAGVKNGVVQDKLWLPGMQKFQRLVENDFFGEILSVRGEFGYWVFEGHTIPAQRPSWNYRKEDGGGMIVDMLCHWRYVIDNLFGKVKSVSCLAATHIPERIDEEGKPYKCTADDSAYSTFELENGVVCHFNSSWNVRVRRDDLLTMQVDGTKGSAIVGLRDVWTQHYGNTPRPIWNPDVPQPIDFMEGWQKVPEQENYDNAFKIQWELFLRHVVLDEPFRWDLLEGAKGVQLAELGIESSEQRKWIDLPELKA